CAATCATGCCTTCATAAACGATTTCTCCGGGCCTGACGAACAGCCGTCCCCGGGGTTCAAGGTGAAACAGGGCATAGGCCACGGCTTTACCCTGGCGGTCGGAGACCAGGGAGCCGTTGAAACGGGTAGGGAAGTCGCCGCGAAATTTTTCATAGCGGTCAAAAAGGGTGTTCATAATCCCTGTTCCCTTGGTGTCGGTAAGGAATTCATCCCGGTAGCCGATCAAAGAGCGGGAGGGAATGGAAAATTCGGCTCTTACCCTGCCTTTGCCGTTGTTGATCAGGTTTTTCATCCGGCCCTTCCTCTGGGAAAGTTTTTCGGTGATCACCCCGAGAAAATTTTCATTGCAGTCGACGAATAACTTTTCAATCGGTTCGAATTTTTCTCCATTTTCATCTTTGAAAATCACTTTTGGGCGACCGACGCACAATTCAAAACCTTCTCTTCTCATGGTTTCAATCAGAATGGCCATCTGGAATTCTCCCCGGCCTTTAACAATAAAATGGTCCCGCTCATTAGTTTGCTCAAGCTCGATGGCCACGTTCTGCAGGGTTTCCTTGATCAGTCGTTCACGGATTTTTCCTGACTGGACAATTTTTCCTTCCTGACCGCTGAAAGGGGAGGTGTTGATGGTGAATTCCATTGAAATTGTCGGTTCATCGACAGAAATGCGCTTCAGGGCTTTGGGCGCTTCTTTCGTGCAGATGGTATCACCGATTAGGACTTCATCAATTCCTGAAAGGACGACGATGTCGCCGGGGTCAGCTGACTCCGCCACTTTCAATTGTATGCCTTCATAAACCTGCAGCTGTGATATCTTCAGCGGCAGCAGTTCTTCCTGCTCATTAATGCAGATCATGGGATCATTAAATGATGCTTTGCCGTTAAAAACCCGGCCGATTGCCAGCCGACCAAGATAATCGGAATAGCCAAGGTCGGAAACCAGCATCTGAAATGGTTCCCGGGGATCATACTGAGGCGCCGGTACTTCATTGACGATGGTTTCAAAAAGCTGCTGCAGGTTGTCTGTTGTTTCATCCAGGTTTTCTTTGACGATTCCTTCACGACCGATGGCGTAGAGATAGGAGAAATCAAGCTGTTCATCGTCGGCATTCAAATCAATAAAGAGATCATATATCTCATCAAGAATCTCATCCGGTCTTGCATCTTTACGATCAATCTTATTAATGATTACAATGACTTTAAGGCCTCTTTCAAGAGTTTTCTTTAAGACAAATCTGGTCTGCGGCAGTGGGCCTTCAGAGGCATCCACCAGCAGGATGGCGCCGTCGGCCATGGAGAGTGCCCGCTCGACTTCGCCACTGAAATCAGCATGGCCCGGGGTGTCGATAATATTTATTTTGACATCCCGGTAACGAACAGAGCAGTTTTTGGCGGCGATGGTTATGCCCCTTTCCTTCTCCAGGTCCATGGTATCCATCAGGCGATCATCAACCTCCTGGTTAGGTCTGAAGAGGCCGCTTTGTTTGAACATGGCGTCAACCAGGGTGGTTTTGCCATGGTCAACATGGGCGATGATCGCGATATTTCGTATTTTTTCATTTCTGCTGAGATTTTTCATTTGTTGAGTATCCGTAGATGATTAAAATTAACGCTAAATTATTGGGGACAGATTTGAAATCTGTCCCCAATAAATACGGCTGGCCACTATAGTCATTTATGAAATTATTGCAACCTAATTAATTCCCTGTTGCGGCGCTGCGGCCGGCCAGCCAGCCGGTTGAAAAGGCAGCCTGCAGGTTGTAGCCGCCGGTGTCAGCCTGGAGATCGAGTACTTCTCCGGCAAAATAGAGATCTTTAATCAGCCTGGATTCCATCGTGCGGGGATTAATCTCCCGGGTGTTGACGCCGCCGGCGGTGATAATAGCTTCTTTTAATGGTCGTGGTTTGACCATTTCCAGGCGAAAATCCTTGAGCCAGGTTCGCAGCCGCCGTCGCTCTTTGACCGTAATGCCATTAGCCAGACGATCAGGAGCAAGTCCGATAAGATCCAGACAGATGGGAACCATTTCTCGTGGCAATAGCCCTCGCAAGACACTGCTTAAGGGTTCATTGCCGCGGGCGGAAAAATCACGCAGGAGCCTGGCATCCAGTT
This genomic stretch from Pseudomonadota bacterium harbors:
- the typA gene encoding translational GTPase TypA, producing the protein MKNLSRNEKIRNIAIIAHVDHGKTTLVDAMFKQSGLFRPNQEVDDRLMDTMDLEKERGITIAAKNCSVRYRDVKINIIDTPGHADFSGEVERALSMADGAILLVDASEGPLPQTRFVLKKTLERGLKVIVIINKIDRKDARPDEILDEIYDLFIDLNADDEQLDFSYLYAIGREGIVKENLDETTDNLQQLFETIVNEVPAPQYDPREPFQMLVSDLGYSDYLGRLAIGRVFNGKASFNDPMICINEQEELLPLKISQLQVYEGIQLKVAESADPGDIVVLSGIDEVLIGDTICTKEAPKALKRISVDEPTISMEFTINTSPFSGQEGKIVQSGKIRERLIKETLQNVAIELEQTNERDHFIVKGRGEFQMAILIETMRREGFELCVGRPKVIFKDENGEKFEPIEKLFVDCNENFLGVITEKLSQRKGRMKNLINNGKGRVRAEFSIPSRSLIGYRDEFLTDTKGTGIMNTLFDRYEKFRGDFPTRFNGSLVSDRQGKAVAYALFHLEPRGRLFVRPGEIVYEGMIVGEYNKEKDLNVNPCKEKKLTNMRAAGKDESTICTPVKRMSLERAINFIKDDEMVEVTPKSVRLHKRVLSAQKRHMIRS